From a single Brassica oleracea var. oleracea cultivar TO1000 chromosome C5, BOL, whole genome shotgun sequence genomic region:
- the LOC106344906 gene encoding uncharacterized protein At3g60930, chloroplastic-like, translated as MTPRGAMLSFPYKYPSRVSFSPLFIRFRLSRDQKGKAVARATESSHARVVESNSPSDFETIHREAMIDTENMDTPQRVLVAESTRQLREERENATLITRDGQGGASEGETSLPDFVPCCYHPGGIFEDLPALAPELMCSPIVEGQTWGNVVETRSSPSSVKVMLRECGGVGVTFLIPTKSPRPWSPPLGFQCVYESYFQNKTKLWFTIPRLVTSYARRRDAAMSQFLNGAFRILVALMVAAEEINVSMSVQTLEELTYVKSMGDGLYSIQMRPNYNVIVDHPSRTNNWQHFYFYVNLSTVSFFHFLTSPRLVAVDHPDSASYPEEFIANARAVASLAQVSWKDITVERIRRAVDRISKKQKVINAAREMKELPDLSALIKKKLSGAKKTSFATPSETTPGEMTPSGPPPLAISPGPSVDPVNIEYSREDLVQSCERETAEPSVTDGNKKKRSAPESSASVDARARTGSDKPPKKKKKKEKKKRKKFIEGQSEPIGDAEGHKPVVHEGSSRDAATRAVIESSGGAKDMPPVKDLIFKDAYVDAARTKVLSDGSMNYVVELYDTTLKETISKLKQSDRLVRAKDTALNRKTSEFRAAIDKAAAEQSRLLAEKKAQKEKFMEKFGELKDKFKTAGEKIRRFEREKAALEKEKTALKKEKTALEAVAALKGSGRSIGVRP; from the exons GCTTTCCAGAGATCAGAAAGGGAAGGCGGTGGCGAGAGCGACCGAATCGAGTCATGCACGTGTCGTCGAGTCGAACTCTCCTTCTGATTTCGAGACGATTCATCGTGAAGCCATGATCGATACAGAAAATATGGATACGCCTCAGCGAGTCCTTGTTGCTGAGTCGACACGTCAACTCCGCGAGGAGAGAGAGAATGCTACATTAATTACGAGAGACGGTCAAGGTGGGGCGAGTGAAGGAGAGACTTCTCTCCCTGACTTCGTTCCGTGTTGTTATCATCCCGGGGGGATTTTCGAGGACCTCCCGGCTTTGGCTCCGGAACTGATGTGTTCTCCTATCGTGGAAGGACAAACGTGGGGGAACGTCGTGGAGACTCGTTCGAGTCCTAGCAGCGTGAAAGTTATGCTGAGAGAGTGCGGAGGAGTCGGAGTGACTTTCTTAATCCCGACGAAATCCCCGAGGCCGTGGTCCCCTCCATTGGGATTTCAGTGTGTATACGAGTCATACTTTCAGAACAAGACCAAGCTCTGGTTTACAATTCCTCGACTCGTCACATCCTATGCGAGACGTCGTGACGCAGCGATGAGCCAGTTCTTGAATGGTGCGTTCCGTATTTTGGTAGCGTTGATGGTGGCGGCAGAGGAGATCAATGTCTCGATGAGCGTGCAGACTCTTGAAGAGCTGACCTACGTTAAGTCGATGGGGGATGGATTGTACTCAATTCAGATGAGGCCTAACTACAATGTGATTGTCGACCACCCCAGCAGGACGAACAATTGGCAGCACTTCTATTTTTACGTCAA CTTATCGACTGTTTCTTTCTTTCATTTCCTGACGAGTCCTCGTTTGGTTGCAGTCGATCACCCAGATTCGGCCTCCTATCCCGAAGAGTTCATTGCTAACGCTCGTGCCGTCGCGTCGCTTGCTCAAGTAAGTTGGAAAGACATCACCGTTGAGAGGATTCGAAGAGCCGTCGACAGGATCTCAAAGA AGCAGAAGGTGATCAACGCAGCTAGAGAGATGAAGGAACTTCCGGACTTGAGCGCACTAATCAAGAAGAAGCTGAGTGGAGCGAAAAAGACGTCTTTTGCGACTCCTAGTGAGACGACTCCTGGTGAGATGACTCCTTCCGGGCCTCCCCCTCTCGCTATTTCCCCGGGACCGTCTGTAGACCCAGTTAATATCGAGTACTCGAGGGAAGACCTCGTGCAGTCTTGTGAACGAGAGACTGCTGAACCGTCGGTGACAGATGGTAACAAGAAGAAAAGGTCCGCTCCTGAATCCTCTGCTTCAGTCGACGCCCGCGCGAGGACGGGGTCTGACAAACCTCCGAAGAAGAAGAAGAAGAAAGAGAAGAAAAAGAGGAAGAAGTTTATTGAGGGGCAGTCAGAACCTATCGGGGACGCTGAGGGTCACAAACCTGTTGTTCATGAGGGCTCTTCTCGTGATGCTGCGACTCGAGCTGTCATTGAGTCGAGCG GTGGCGCCAAGGATATGCCTCCAGTTAAAGATCTCATCTTCAAAGACGCATATGTTGATGCAGCGAGGACCAAGGTTTTG AGCGATGGGAGCATGAACTACGTCGTTGAGTTGTACGACACAACCCTTAAAGAGACCATCTCCAAGCTGAAGCAATCTGACAGACTCGTGCGAGCGAAGGACACGGCTCTCAACCGCAAGACGAGTGAATTCAGGGCAGCGATCGACAAGGCCGCAGCGGAGCAGAGTCGGTTACTCGCAGAAAAGAAAGCTCAGAAGGAGAAGTTTATGGAGAAGTTCGGGGAGCTGAAGGACAAATTCAAAACTGCCGGCGAGAAGATCAGAAGATTCGAACGAGAGAAGGCTGCTTTGGAAAAAGAGAAAACTGCTTTGAAAAAAGAGAAAACTGCTTTGGAGGCAGTAGCGGCCCTGAAGGGAAGCGGCAGAAGCATTGGCGTCCGGCCCTAG